GGGACTCCGTCGAATTCTAACAACGTCGTCGCTTCTCAAATGCTCATGGAGTCTGTCCGCGGATGCGGTATAAGCTCCAACCCTACCGTCAGGTTCGTAGGTGGGGCGAGTCACTTCTGTGTGCGTGCCCCACTAAGATGGTCCGCGACGCCACACAATCTAAGCGCACGCGACCTATGATCCCGACATTCCGGTTCCCGTCGCTTCGCACATACTTGAACGGGGCGAGGGACGGGGTGAGGGCTTCAATATTTTCCAACCAACAATCATATCATCGGTCCACGAGCTCTGCCCCATTTGGATGTTCAATGTTGGCCTTCACGAACCTTCCCCTTCCCACATTTCCAGCAAGAATCAAACTGCGATTCATGCACCTCACCGCACGGTTGACACGTCCAATCCGGCCCCTTCCCCACCCGACCCAGTGGTTCGCTCGGATACAATTTTCGTTGAATCCAATGAGCCATAATCGCCACCGGTAGCAGTGGCAAAATCAACCCACCCCAGGTGAGACGCCCCGATCGCGTCGCACCATAAATAATCCCCTGCCACAAAATCCCAAACACCGCCAACGTCGACGTCAACGCCACCATCCAAACCGTCTGCTTCGACAGTAGGTTCGCCGCCGACAACTCACCCCACGCCCGCTTCGCAACATAGAAAAAGTAAATTGCCAATCCAATTCGAAAAAGCCCCGCAAAAATATCTGGCGACCCGCTCGTCGCCATCACCGCCACCGCGCCGAACGCCAGCACAATCCCAAATAAAAACGTCACAACCACCATTCCCCATTGCAGGGCGTTGACCTTCGCATTCGTCTTCACCTCTCCGATTTCCTGACCGTCATTCATCACAACTTTATCCATTTCAATTATTCTCCAGCACTCAGACCGACAATCTGTTTATTCATGTTGACCCCAAATTAACATCATAAAACCTTCAGCAGTGATGGCCGATTTTTCTGCTTTTTAACGCGATGATTCAATGCACCTTCTGCGCCTGCACCGACTCACCGAGGACCTGTCCAGTCACCATCAATGTAACAATTGGATATTTTCCGTCCTTTATTCGTGCATACCCACGTCCATTCGTGGTTAAAATCATTCCGCAAACAATTGAAAAAAGTCACCATCCATACCGACGGTGCGTGCCATGGCAATCCCGGCCCGGGCGGCTGGGCTGCCATCCTTGAATTCGGCCCGCATAAACGCGAACTCTCCGGCGGCGCACCGGCCACCACCAACAACCGCATGGAACTTCAGGCCGCCATCGAAGCCCTCACCGCTCTCAAGGAACCTTGCGAAGTTGATTTCTTCACCGACTCCGAATATCTCCGTCAGGGTGTCTCCGGCTGGATTTGGAATTGGAAACGCAACGGCTGGCGCACCAAGGATAAAAAGCCCGTCAAAAACGACGAACTCTGGCGTTTACTTGATACCGCCGTAGCCCGCCACAAAATCTCCTGGCACTGGGTCAAAGGCCACGCCGGCAACACTGGGAACGAA
This genomic stretch from Pedosphaera parvula Ellin514 harbors:
- the rnhA gene encoding ribonuclease HI; translated protein: MHTHVHSWLKSFRKQLKKVTIHTDGACHGNPGPGGWAAILEFGPHKRELSGGAPATTNNRMELQAAIEALTALKEPCEVDFFTDSEYLRQGVSGWIWNWKRNGWRTKDKKPVKNDELWRLLDTAVARHKISWHWVKGHAGNTGNERCDVLATDAIAHIKKTHTKDHLKTLLKEFKTADAVSKSSSELFNHGLRSLIK